TACTGAAGGGATTAtgaagaactggatttttttcagcaCCTTTGATACTTCATTGTTGCCTGAATTTTCGAGAGCATGAGTTGTCTGGTTATCAAGGGTGCTTTCACCTGAATATTTCTTCATCGGATGCCACAAAAGAGAGTCTAGGTTAACAAAGAAACTTGTGATGTGGAGCTaactgttctggtttcagctagTGAAAACTTGCAGAGTCAgtgagaaggcaaagaaaaaaatttgccaAGGACGATGTCGGTAACGCCTAGTAATTTGTCACTCAATGGGACAAGCTTCTTCGCTGAAAATCATAGCATTATGGATAAGCCTAGCGAGCAGAGAACTTTGAATGTCTTTCTATTCTGCTTGACTTTCATCATTGCATTCACAGCACTTCTGGGCAGCATTTATTCACTAGTTTCCctgctgaaaatgcaaaacaaatccACGGTTTCAATGATTGTGACCTCTTTGTCAATAGATGATTTGATCAGCATCGTGCCAGTGATTATTTTCATGCTCACCCAGTGGTCAAGTGATGTCCTCCCCCAGCCTCTGTGCACTACCTCAGCGCTTATATATTTATTCCAGGGCATTTCTAGCAACCTGAAAGGGTCTCTTATAGTTTCTTACAACTTCTACACCATCAATAAAACGGAGACAATGAGCTGCAGCACTTCGAAGCGACAAGTGAGCATGGTATGGGCCATTCTTACCATTTGGATTGTCAGTTTGCTGATCTGCATTTTGCCTCTCTGTGGTTGGGGCAAGTACATCCCCACCTCCTGGGGTTGCTTCACCGACTGTGCCAGTTCCTATatcttgtttttatttattgtctACTCGCTGTGCTTTTGCCTCCTCACAGTGCTGTCTGTTCCTCTAACTTACCAGCTGTTGTGCTCAGATGAGCAACAGCTATTACACATTGATTACCAGGAAATCTCTCGAGGCTACATCACCCCTGGAACACCTGCAGGCTGCAGTACTGCTACCCCATCTCTGTCACCGGTGGACCCTGTGGATAAAACCCTGAAGCATTTCCAAAACACGTGTCCAAGCTCGGAGGCAGTTTTTAGGAAAGGTGTGGCTGAGAGCGGTGCACTCGAGCCCCGTTGCGTGCACAGCATACAGAGCAGGAGCTTCACGGTGGGCTTTGCCCAGAAACGATTCTCGCTGATTCTTGCATTGACAAAAGTCATTCTCTGGCTTCCAATGATGGTAAATTGTCAGATTGCTTTACTTTCTAATGTTTACTTACATTTAAATGGGATGTGAGTTGGTGTGCCATGTATTGAAACAGATGAGCAGTAGCCATTGCAATTATTCCTTACAGTATAGTTTGTGCCAGCAAAAGTCCTTTAAAGCAGGTCTCTGTCACTACATGAATTTAACTGGCTTTCAGCAGGTTTGGCAGAGCCTGATTCATCAGTATGTTACTCTATCATCACATCATTTCTATCACCTGAATACAGGGATGAATAAGGTCCACCCTGTTGTATTGCCAGCTGTCTGACAAGCATTTGTTCAGCATTATGGGGGTCTGTGAATTGTACTAAGCTAGCTCTTCTGCCCCGCCTCACAGCTGTGAGTCACGTCCTTTGCCAGACTGGTTAAAAAATAGGAGTTTGTTAGAAAAATGAGGTTTGCTTGCATCTCTGTAATCTCTGTAgtactgggggcagggggagggagtgCTGTCCGTGTGCATGCACTACTATATTTGGGAACAGTTACATTCATGTATAATTAGAAAGGAGTCTGCTGAGAACACGGAACATGGGTCTGGGGCAGTGTTATCCCAGTCCCCGGGATGTGTACAGAGTCAGCACCTGAGCTTCTCTCAAGGGAAAGAGAGCATTACAGAGCATCTGCAGTGCAGCCCTCTGTGGTGCTAAGTTCTCTCCTGTTCCCCACCAGGAGTTGGGGTTCCTCAATACCATGCAGGAGAGACTGCGCTAGCAGTGCCTTCTAAGTTGCTTGGATTGCGAGTTGCTTGTTTTAATGGTGCTCAGATGTCTATATTTAGCTTAAGCAAGGgtttttctgagaaatgcagaATGAAGAGAGTCTCTTGTCAGTGTATTTTCTCTACTCTCTGTTAGAAACAAAATTGTTAGGCTCAGCAAACATTAATGACAACCTGTGTCTTTTACTTGTGTCATATTAATGGTGAGATGTTCTGTTTATTCCTGGAAGTATCTCATGTGCCTGAAgcaatttaaatttcaaaatgctCTGCCTTTCAGATACAAATGGTTGTCCAGCACATCACTGGTTTTCAAAGCCTTTCATTTGAGATGCTTAGCTTCCTGCTGACTTTGCTGGCTGCCACAGTCACACCAGTATTTGTCCTGTCAGAACACTGGATCCACCTGCCCTGTGGCTGCATCATTAATTGCAGGAGGGATTCTTATGCAGTGTCTTCAGAAGAACTCAAAAGTAAGTATGGAGGGGTGACACGCAGCTGGAATGTATCTTGTAGTAAACAGGATAGGAAGTTAGTGTCAGTAGCAGTACTTTGTACTGCTTGAAATAATTTACGTGAATTATACAGACATTATTCAGAACAGTAAATGAGACTCACAACATTAATGCGAGACAGCTGGAGGGAAATAGTGGATGCTGAGGCACAGAAGCTTGGCTGATTTTCCCAGGTCGCTGTCAGATCTTTTAGCAGATTCTGATGGACTCTGAATCCCAATTTTGCTCTCCTTTCCTACCCTGGGAAAGATCTATCTACCAAAATCTGACTTCTACTAATCAAATACATGGAACATGCTAAACATGTTTAACGTCGTGGGGGAAAAAACCATGCTAATTGCGAGCAAATTATAAGGAGAGGAGCTATTGTTTGTACACCTGTGCCGTAGCTACTAACCAGAAATCACAGCAACACCAATAAGCAAAGAGCGAAGGACATGATTTATGGGAGGGGCCTGTATCTCAGTGTGTTCATGCCGCTTGTTGAAAGCTGAGGAACTCCTACACAGTTTTTGCctaaaaatatttccctgcatGTTTATAAAGTTTACCTTGGTGTAACAGAGGATGCCAGACCTTCACTGGTAACCTTCCTGGAATCTTCTAAAGCCCTGTTTTTCTCTGGGCCTCCATGTAAAACCAGCTGGAGGAATCCCTGCACACGCTGACTGCCACAGCCTGTCTCCTGCAGTTACACGACTTTTGTTCTTTTCATAAAGAACTTGATCATGTGGTAATACTCagtcagagaaacagaagaagaagaaatacagcaatCACTCCATGAACTTACTGCTAGTGAAAAACACATTTAGGCTTCTGTGAACATGAATAACATCATCATATTTGTGGCTAAAAGACTGCATAATGCTTTCCTGTAAATTTCCTGGCCACGGTTACTTATGAAATACATGAACATCGGAGACTGAGGTATCTGCACAGAGGGACTGCATTTTgaattacaaatgaaaatacGTTTCCAGTGTTAGTCTGAGAGAAGTGTttcttatttaaatgttttattgaaGCTTATTATACCTACTAATATAAGTTTAGTATCTTTATTAGTGATGAATTTACATTAATTACACACAAATGTATGAATTTATGTTCATACATGCTTGCTTTTTGGGACAACTGAAAATGCATGaacttaaaaaaattcagctattCAACAGTAGGTAATTATGGAAAGTTTGAAGGATAGAAATCTGCCACAGGATATTAAATACATCTGTATCTGTTAGATGTCTGTTAACATATAATACATATGTTCCAGTAAAAATATAGTAAGGAAGTGTACAAGGAGGGAGGATAGAGCAATAgttgattttttaatttacattcatAATTATTATCAAGAATaacttaacagaaaaataatttcaatttcctATTTATAATACTGCAATTATAttagtatataaaaataatagatttATGCATTAATCTTTCAGAAGTGAGAGTTGCAGTGCTAGAGTTTGATACAGTTGTCCCTTGAGGCCTGGTCCAAGGGGAATTGAAAGTGCTGGcaagttttatttagaaagttaggaatagaatagaatagaatagaacagaacagaatcgttcagttggaagggacctacaaggatcatctagtccaactgcaaaAGTTAAGAGCTAAATACTTCTGAGGATCTGGGTGTTGTTTCCCATTCTCTGGAGTTAAAGTCCTCTGACATCAGTGGGTGAATTCCTGACATTCACTGCATGTTTAGGGAGAAAGAAGCTCCTGAATCCTAGAGAAAAGCCATTCTCATTCATGGCTTTCACTTGCTTTGAACACATTCTCCAAGTGCAGAATGGCTTGTGCTGCAATTGATGGCGTTttaactgctttcccagagaggatgACTGCAGTTCATCACGAAGGCAGTTTATTTCAGATGTATTTGATAATGCTATTTACAGAGATAAATGTACAGCAGATGGAAAAGTAGCAGTTACAAAATCATTTAAAGTAAATCTGTGACTTCTAGATATTTGTACTGAAGACTATTCTCAAGTTTTAATGTAATGACTGCTGAGGTCAGAATTTCACCCACAATTAAATATGATCTAGTAAGCACACAAACTGTTGAATAGAAACAGAGATTGTATAAATGTATCCCCATAccttttattttataatttagcATGAAAGGTTTGGTGGGAAGATGATTTCATTACTTAAATAAAAGGCACTTCTTTAGTTACTACATAATGTAAGATGAAAAGGGAGAGTATGAAGAATCTCAGGTGATTTGTGTTAGAAGGGAGGAAGAATGAAAGGGTATAAGTAATGattgagaatttttatttaattgttcAATCACTGTGTAAGATTAGTTGGAGCACTGAATTTAGAatggagaatataaaaaaatttcattgtgtaaatacttcaaatatttatttttttattgtagaattctgtttttcttgcttgaCTATTGATATCAAAGGTTAGTTATAGATTCTTAGgaatattttatcattttgtacattttttcacCTTCAGGAATATAGCTGAAAcaggctgtgaaaaaaaaaagagtatgacaaaatttaaattttttcttcttgtgtatatCCGACAAAATATCATATATTGTAGTGGTTTTGAAAATGGCAGATAATCTACCAGTTTCTGG
The Harpia harpyja isolate bHarHar1 chromosome 12, bHarHar1 primary haplotype, whole genome shotgun sequence genome window above contains:
- the GPR149 gene encoding probable G-protein coupled receptor 149 isoform X1 is translated as MSVTPSNLSLNGTSFFAENHSIMDKPSEQRTLNVFLFCLTFIIAFTALLGSIYSLVSLLKMQNKSTVSMIVTSLSIDDLISIVPVIIFMLTQWSSDVLPQPLCTTSALIYLFQGISSNLKGSLIVSYNFYTINKTETMSCSTSKRQVSMVWAILTIWIVSLLICILPLCGWGKYIPTSWGCFTDCASSYILFLFIVYSLCFCLLTVLSVPLTYQLLCSDEQQLLHIDYQEISRGYITPGTPAGCSTATPSLSPVDPVDKTLKHFQNTCPSSEAVFRKGVAESGALEPRCVHSIQSRSFTVGFAQKRFSLILALTKVILWLPMMIQMVVQHITGFQSLSFEMLSFLLTLLAATVTPVFVLSEHWIHLPCGCIINCRRDSYAVSSEELKTKRRGFEFNLSFQQGYGIYKISRENHHRHDGGGKSTSCHNLVSYGCGNADEPRRGSDDPPRCGKADFSTTAPADSSRDAPAGAAAAPAPGQEGSTDRRLLPDKPGTDRLLPDQPGTHRLLLPDKPGAHRLLPGKPGTARREEIRNFEKLTFSEGPERRLSHEESHKPELADWEWCRSKSERTPRQRSGGALAIPLCAFQGTVSLQAPTGKTLSLSTYEVSTEGQKITPTSKKIEVYRSKSVGHEPNPEESPNTFADTSVKIHLEVLEICDNEEALDTVSIISNISQSSTQVRSPSLRYSRKENRFVSCDLGETASYSLFIPSNNPDSDINISIPDTVEAHRQNSKKQHMERSGYQEEIQMLNKAYRKREEDGNSN
- the GPR149 gene encoding probable G-protein coupled receptor 149 isoform X3 produces the protein MSVTPSNLSLNGTSFFAENHSIMDKPSEQRTLNVFLFCLTFIIAFTALLGSIYSLVSLLKMQNKSTVSMIVTSLSIDDLISIVPVIIFMLTQWSSDVLPQPLCTTSALIYLFQGISSNLKGSLIVSYNFYTINKTETMSCSTSKRQVSMVWAILTIWIVSLLICILPLCGWGKYIPTSWGCFTDCASSYILFLFIVYSLCFCLLTVLSVPLTYQLLCSDEQQLLHIDYQEISRGYITPGTPAGCSTATPSLSPVDPVDKTLKHFQNTCPSSEAVFRKGVAESGALEPRCVHSIQSRSFTVGFAQKRFSLILALTKVILWLPMMIQMVVQHITGFQSLSFEMLSFLLTLLAATVTPVFVLSEHWIHLPCGCIINCRRDSYAVSSEELKTKRRGFEFNLSFQQGYGIYKISRENHHRHDGGGKSTSCHNLVSYGCGNADEPRRGSDDPPRCGKADFSTTAPADSSRDAPAGAAAAPAPGQEGSTDRRLLPDKPGTDRLLPDQPGTHRLLLPDKPGAHRLLPGKPGTARREEIRNFEKLTFSEGPERRLSHEESHKPELADWEWCRSKSERTPRQRSGGALAIPLCAFQGTVSLQAPTGKTLSLSTYERYLKFVTMKRPWILCQSSVISASPPHRHCRSSSAE
- the GPR149 gene encoding probable G-protein coupled receptor 149 isoform X2, yielding MSVTPSNLSLNGTSFFAENHSIMDKPSEQRTLNVFLFCLTFIIAFTALLGSIYSLVSLLKMQNKSTVSMIVTSLSIDDLISIVPVIIFMLTQWSSDVLPQPLCTTSALIYLFQGISSNLKGSLIVSYNFYTINKTETMSCSTSKRQVSMVWAILTIWIVSLLICILPLCGWGKYIPTSWGCFTDCASSYILFLFIVYSLCFCLLTVLSVPLTYQLLCSDEQQLLHIDYQEISRGYITPGTPAGCSTATPSLSPVDPVDKTLKHFQNTCPSSEAVFRKGVAESGALEPRCVHSIQSRSFTVGFAQKRFSLILALTKVILWLPMMIQMVVQHITGFQSLSFEMLSFLLTLLAATVTPVFVLSEHWIHLPCGCIINCRRDSYAVSSEELKTKRRGFEFNLSFQQGYGIYKISRENHHRHDGGGKSTSCHNLVSYGCGNADEPRRGSDDPPRCGKADFSTTAPADSSRDAPAGAAAAPAPGQEGSTDRRLLPDKPGTDRLLPDQPGTHRLLLPDKPGAHRLLPGKPGTARREEIRNFEKLTFSEGPERRLSHEESHKPELADWEWCRSKSERTPRQRSGGALAIPLCAFQGTVSLQAPTGKTLSLSTYEVSTEGQKITPTSKKIEVYRSKSVGHEPNPEESPNTFADTSVKIHLEVLEICDNEEALDTVSIISNISQSSTQTLSKLIGRIVKSSIWKEVVIRKKYKC